In a single window of the Mustela nigripes isolate SB6536 chromosome 17, MUSNIG.SB6536, whole genome shotgun sequence genome:
- the LOC132004982 gene encoding basic proline-rich protein-like, translated as MRTDALAAAPTRACADARPRLPLRPPGSGRGRARPGRAAGPGGFGEESDGSPLLLRLTAVTVDGAVVPGGGSGEGVLVREGPLPSGSAPPGVLLPGSRCRRGQRRRDPAAAGVLLPGSRCRRGQRRRGPPARGPAAAGISAAGVLLPGSCCRRGQRRRGPASAGVSAAGILLPPGVLLPGSRCRRGSAPPGSRCRRGHRRRGSRCRRGPAARTGARWRGPLGGLSVGKGCPEAAVPISERSGPPREQQPAGEQGGRRPPACLRLGSVTGVCPGPHAGGKRGPPWEWTFPNLRLLCVIGRSPAGSWNCSDSLFLRPRAWRGFVHLPARSCSSGGRQLSSLPDTPWFPIEKDEEVCLHSVLTSSQWAGAGGPAPTPLPVPCQCTWPYHCYFACLTCDGSKTVTSAATSTRWDPYLPVTANEMRDAQLNQSAPLLGPRTGIGTTILSRLAVRSEME; from the exons ATGCGCACTGACGCCCTCGCGGCTGCGCCGACGCGCGCATGCGCCGACGCGCGGCCCCGCCTCCCCCTCCGGCCGCCGGGCTCCGGCAGGGGACGAGCTCGCCCTGGGAgggcggcggggccgggcggtTTCGGCGAGGAGAGCGATGGCTCGCCGCTTCTCCTGAGGTTGACGGCAGTCACCGTGGA CGGCGCTGTTGTACCGGGAGgagggtcgggggagggggtgttAGTGCGGGAGGGGCCGCTGCCGTCCGGGTCAGCGCCGCCGGGGGTCCTGCTGCCGGGGTCCCGCTGCCGTCGGGGTCAGCGCCGCCGGGATCCTGCTGCCGCCGGGGTCCTGCTGCCGGGGTCCCGCTGCCGTCGGGGTCAGCGCCGCCGGGGTCCGCCTGCCCGGGGGCCCGCTGCCGCCGGGATCAGCGCCGCCGGGGTCCTGCTGCCGGGGTCCTGCTGCCGTCGGGGTCAGCGCCGCCGGGGTCCCGCTTCCGCCGGGGTCAGCGCCGCCGGGATCCTGCTGCCGCCGGGGGTCCTGCTGCCGGGGTCCCGCTGCCGTCGGGGATCAGCACCGCCGGGGTCCCGCTGCCGCCGGGGTCACCGCCGCCGGGGGTCCCGCTGCCGCCGGGGTCCTGCTGCCAGGACCGGGGCGCGCTGGAGGGGGCCTCTCGGTGGCCTCTCGGTAGGGAAAGGGTGCCCAGAGGCGGCGGTTCCCATCAGTGAGCGGAGCGGGCCGCCCCGGGAACAGCAGCCGGCcggggagcagggtgggaggcGGCCGCCGGCGTGTTTAAGGCTCGGTTCTGTGACCGGTGTGTGCCCTGGGCCGCACGCTGGAGGCAAGCGTGGACCTCCGTGGGAATGGACCTTTCCAAATTTAAGGTTGCTGTGCGTTATAGGGCGGAGCCCTGCGGGATCCTGGAACTGTAGTGACAGCCTCTTCTTAAGACCAAGGGCGTGGAGGGGCTTCGTACATCTTCCAGCTCGGAGCTGCTCATCAGGAGGGCGGCAGCTGTCTTCTCTCCCAGATACACCGTGGTTCCCCATCGAGAAA GATGAGGAAGTCTGTCTGCATTCAGTCCTCACAAGCAGCCAGTGGGCAGGGGCCGGGGGACCAGCTCCAACACCACTGCCAGTGCCTTGCCAGTGCACTTGGCCATACCACTGTTACTTTGCATGTCTCACCTG TGACGGCAGTAAGACGGTCACCTCAGCAGCCACTTCTACAAGGTGGGACCCCTACCTTCCTGTCACTGCTAATGAGATGAGAGACGCACAGCTGAACCAATCAGCTCCTCTCCTGGGACCCAGGACTGGAATTGGAACCACCATCCTGTCACGTCTGGCTGTGAGAAGTGAGATGGAGTAG